The genomic region AATAGTTGAAAGGTGGAACTGTCAGGGGGAATAAAAAAATAGGAGACTGCCAATGCCAATGACGTCTATTTAGGATTATTAGAGGCCAATGTCCCTGTAAGTTTTTGCCTTTTTGGCAAACTATGCACATCTAACTTCTAAGGAAATACTACACATCGAGTACCAAAAGAAATCGCATTTGGCATGCAACTTTCAACAAACATATATTAAAGCTTATACATAAAACAATTAACATTTACCAAAACATTACAGGCAGATTATACAATGACAATGCTCACGAATTTACATCATACCTCATGACATACTTGCCTTTGATTGTCTCGTTTTGGTGCGAGAACTCAAGCTTTTATACATTTGTGAACAAGCCCCAGAAAACTCATACATGGCCCGGAAAACCTCGGGCAAACCCGTCTTCAAATTCATCAAAGATTTATCCCTCACTTGAATACACTGCCTCTGGTAcccttcttcttcctcctctaACCTCTTCTTCAATAACTCAACTGTAATCTGCTGTTCAGCAATCACTTCTTTATCATTTTCCATCTCCTCATCAGCTCTTTTTTGCATATATTTATTGTACCAATCTTCAAATTTCCGGGCTTTTCGTTGCAAGTCCCTTCTTGTTTCTTCGCAACTCTCTTTCATCTTCATTTCATCGTTTTGGTACTGACAAATAGTGTCCATGACCGCTGCAAAGTTGTGAATGGCGGTTCTTGCACCTTCTTCCGGAAGCTTCTCGAGAAAGTCATGCCATGTTCTTAGAAGTGTTTGAATCGGTGGCGTTTGCGGTCTTTGAGGAGACGATACCTTTTCTCTTAGATTGTTGTCGATGGGAATAAGGTTAAGTTTTAGCCAATTGTTTAAAGATTTGATGTATTCTTTCTGGTGTAGCATGAGTTTTTCAAACTGGCTAGCCCACATTTGAACATGAACATGAAGCTGTTGCGTGTTATTGTAGTGGTGCTCGCTCGTCTCTTTTGGTGAATGTGAGATGTCGAGAGATCTTAGAGCCTGCACGATTTTTGATTGGTTATCATGTTGCACTCTCATCTGTTCCCACATTGACGCCATCCTGTATGCAAGTGTTTTCATCAAAAACAATTCTGAAATAACGATGCTAGAGCACATGTATACAAATTGAAAACTTACCCGTCAACAAGTTGAACAAGTTttgggtataattgttcatcGCGAAGGCGGTTAATCTCTGAAACAGTGGAATCCATTGACTGCATGTCTACAATGTATCTTGTGTGCAGGTGACTTACTGTTGCTTTTGTTCTCTCCAAATGATCAGTGCTCGCCCCGCGTTTCTTGAGTCTGTTTAATGACGCAATCTTTTTTTGATACTCGAATTTCATCAGTTCCCCTGCCTGTTGATCATCAGTCATAAAGTAAGTAACACTTTGGTCAAAAACCAAATTCTTTAACTGAAAAAGCATTATAACTTTGAACAAGTATTCCGGATCAACCCGACTAGCACCAAAACAATTACTTGTTTTGACATGTTACCCAACCGCCATGTGCGTCCAGTTTGATACCCTCTAATTTATACTTTTGCATATCAACAATTATAACTTTGAACAAGTATGTTGGCCGACAGGTACCAAAAACCTGCTTGTTTTGACCCATTGCCCAACCTGCCATACGCATCCATTTTGATACCTCTAATTTATACCTAAGGGTGGAAGGGCTGCTCCCCACATGGGGAGTGGTAAACTCTCCACCTAGCCAATCAACTCATGTCATGTCAACTCCCCCTCtccactccccattttgcactcaaacaCAAGGGCTGCTCCACCCAAACATTTTTCCTTTAAAAAAAGGataaatgtgtgattggttggaAGAGAGTGGGGCCCACCATTAAACCCCCCTCTCTCTCCTCTTCCCCAATGCGGTGACTACTCACAGATAATCAAGCTTCACCAACTCAAACACGGGACCGGCGGTGTTATGCCCGCGCGGTGACCCCCATCCTCGCACCAACTCACCGAAGGCACCCCTTCCACCCTAAGTGTATCAACCCAACAAGTACAAAAAAGTTACTTGCTTTGACCGGTTACCCAACCTACCATACACATACGTTTTGATACATCTATATTATACTTACACGTATCAACAATTATAACTTGATACAAGTATATCAGCCAACAAGTGCCAAAAAACTACTTGTTTTGCCCTGCTACCCAACCTGGCATACATGTCCATTTTGATACCTCTAATTTATACCTACACGTATCAACAACTATTACTTTGTACAAGTATTTCAGCCACCAAGTACCAAAAATTACTTGTTCTGACCAGTTACCCAACCTGCCATACGCGTCCATTTTGATACCTCTAATTTATACTTGAGCGTATCAACGATTCAATTCAAAACATTGATACAAACATCAACAGATTATTAATACACTGATAAGTGCACATTATCATAAGGAACCCACAAGAGACAGTAACATACCTTCACTTCATCGTATAACTTCTTCTCCCACGCAAGCATCTTGTCCAAAACCGTAGCATGTGTTTCATTCTCTTCAGAATCAAAATCATCATTCTTATCATCAACTTCAGGTAATCCTTTAAACGACCTATTCCAGGTAATGACCCGCATAACTCTCGCAGAATGATCAATGTGACCTGTAAAACAAAAGCATTACAATCATATATATCAGCTaaggaaaaacaaaaacaaatcaaCTGATCTTGTTCATAAGTTCATATACCTTTACTATCCGCAAAATTGGAGTGATAATGTAATCGATTAGCCTCAAGCATCTTCGAAACCTCACTCGCACTCTCCGACGCTTTCAAAAAACAATCATCAAGCTCAGTAAATATCTGCAACAAGTTCAGACTCTGTCCACCTTTTCCAGAAGATCTCCTATTTTCCGCCGGAACCGGCACCGAAAGCCTAACCTTTTTTTCAGGTTTAGGCAGCGGTGGCGGAGGCTCCTCCACCTCCTCCACCACTTCCGGTGCCACGTCATCAACTTCATGAACACTACCGTCTTCCTCATCCTCATCCTCGTGATCCACTTCCGGTGCCACGTCATCAACTTTCCGGTGATTTTCTTCTCGATCAAATCTGTCATGCTCATGATCGATCTCAGATAAGCTAGATCCGGCGACCTGCTCCATCGAAGGGAAGAAGTAGTCCCAAGAGGACATACCGTGAGACTGCGGCGGAGGTGGAGCAGCACGATTAAGCGTACTCTCCGTCGGCCGCGGCGGCGTCGGCTGCGGCGGCGACGGCGGAGGCAGGTCTACTTTCTCCGCCTCTCGTTTCGAACCGCTCCTACTAGCACCACCGCCACCGGACTTTCTAGAACTACTACTCCGATGCTTCAAACTCCGATCATCAATCTCATTATCCTCATCAACTTCTTCAATAATCGGATCCGGATGCGAAAACTCCGGTTCCGTGGCAGAAAACTCCGGCATCGTAGACGCGCGTTGGAGCGGAGGAGGCGGTGGCGGTGGCATAGTTTCGAACAGCGGCGGTGGTGGTTGCGGTGGCGCCGGAGGGAGAATTGTCGACGACGAAACCGCGTCGACGGATGACGGATGGCGGTGGTCGGGAAACTCAACTtcgccttgagcatagtcacttaaAGCAGCGCCGGTGTTCTTCAACGCGGCGGCGTAGGAGAAGTGTGCGGCGGCGAAAGCGTTGCGTGCAGATACTGATTCTTTCATAACCGTTTTTCGTTCTTTGCACCGGTTCACGATTTCTTCATTTTCGATCTTTGATTGTGTACAGCCCATAGTTGATTGATCTGTGAACCGGTTTTTTTAGGAGAATTGTTATTGTAGAACCGGTTTTAACGACTGCCGGTGTGGTGTGCACGGTGGAATTGAGGGTACTGTGAACGGAATGTTAACGCGAATGAGTATGATGACTATGATACGACGTCGTGAGGAAAAACCGACAGGAAATGGAAAATTCTTGATGAGAAAGTCAAAAGAGTTGTTCGTATTTTCTGTTTCGGTCCTTGAAGTATTGAAGGTTGTGATTATGGTACTTAGTGTACTAGTACCTTCCACTAATCACTAcagcttttttattttttaattatttttttaaagttaaGGTTATATTCTATCTTTATTAACGAATATCATATTCATATGGGTTTGCTGTTGATTCTTTAATTAATAGTAATAATGAATAAATATTCACGTAGATTACATCATAACGTATGTATTAAATTATGAAATAAATGTTGGGACGAGGTAACATGTTAAAGATGATGTAAAATATTGTATGAAAAAATAATTATAGGTTTATGTCTTTGAAATTTTAAGGTGTGACTATTAATTTAGTTTATCTTAGAACATAAGCAAAACATTATCATTTGGTGTTTGAATTGATGGTAAACTGCCATCTCAATTTATATTGAGGGAATGATAAATCATTGAGTCAAACAGATTATTAAAGAAAGGATAGTATAAATAAAATGTGAATTACGACTAAATTTAAAGGTTCGTTGTAAGTTTTAAAGAAGGTATTAAGCAAtattttaaaaaccggttcaaacCGGCGGTTGTATCGGTTAAACCGTCCGGTAGATATGGTTAAACTGTTCAGTACACCGGGTCTAATCGCCCGATACACCCGTTTAAATCATTTTGAGTCAAATCCGGTATAGTATAAAAACCGAATTTTTAAAATATTGGTATTTAAGTATGGTGGAGTTCAATTcctaaagagttaattacatagttagtccctgtggtttgcagaaagtaacatacttaggtactaatagtttaaaatcacattctagggtattaacttttcattttgtaacatttgaaggtattaacgttatttgtaggtttaaaatcacattctattagtacctaagtatgttattttgtgcaaaccacaaggactaactatgttaatacccaacaaattaatacctccaaacgttacaaaatgaaaagttaataccctagaaggtgattttaaactattagtacctaagtatgttattttgtgcaaactacagggactaactatgtaattaactcattCCTAAATTTTCGGTTATGATCGATCAAGATTACTTAAATAGTTCTAAATTTTAGTAGAGTCAAATAAAATATAGGAGCATGAGATTTAGTTGTATTTTGGAAGAAAGAAACATTTTTTTACTACATGAATATATGATAAATTTGAATACAGTTATTACATTAAACACAATGTTTAGAAGaagtaatatatattttaactatCTAGTTTAGAatatgggttattggattttatcatcGCCAATTAATATTTTTTGGCAacgataaaatccaataacccttagaATATTGTGAAAGTTTTTAACTATCTCGATTTCAATAAATAAAATTAAGtattgaaaataaatataaatcatCAAAGGTATTAGATATTTTTCATTCAAGTCAGGGCTgtgtgtttaattcttaatggttcagactttaTGTTTCGCGAGCAGGTGTTTGAATATAATCAGACATTTGTCTCttaatggttaaacattataccgAGTCTGAATGATTAAAACCTCTTATTTGAATTTGTCAGACATTTGTCtttaaacggttaagcattatactagctCTTAACGGTTCAAACATTTCACTGGTTCAACACTtcccattcagaagttgccaaacagacTCAAATTACCAAATAGTAATGCAGCAATAAAATGACACATCGAGTAGTAAGTATGGAACGTTTCCTTCGCATAATGTTTTCGAGAGGATTGTAATGTTATAACGGAATTAAAAACTCAATGAAAATGAAACAACTTCTAATTAAAAATAGATGATGTTTTGGTTGATAAACTGGAATGTAAATAGCAATTTTAATAAGAAAAGTAAAATCCATCTCCTTCGCCACTCCCCCAAATCAATCTCTCAACCCAATTTGCTCCGTTAACACAATGTCAACACATCCATGGTGCCCCGGTTTAACTGATTCAGTATGGGTGGTGGTGCCCCGAGGCGCCATCGGTGGTGAGGTAGCTGGGGTGACGCCCACCATACCCTCCAGCCTTAGAAACTTGCTTGTGTCAGTTATGCTCTTTGTGATATTCTTCTTATCTCGGTCCTTAGTTCTATGGACATCAAATGAATTCAGTTATGGTTCTTCGTGGTCTTCGCCTTGGATGATCGTTTCCTCCATTATTCTTCACCATTTATTTTGCCTTCGTTGTTCTTATCTGTTATGCTAGTTTGAGGTGTTTACTGGGTTCATCATTCATATTTTTGTCGATTGGCAATCGATCATTAAACCTTTCATTGAATTAATCATGATTGTTCTGTGTTTTATTCTTGTTTTTCattgtttaattgtttttatttaaGATATAATAAAAGTGAAAGAAATAGGTTTGTTATATGAGTTGGGAGATGAGAAGGAACTGAGTCATATTTGGGGCCTACCCCTTTTTCAAGTATCCAAAGTGGCTTTACAAAGGCAGGCAGGCAGTAGGCTAAAGATTCGGTGGTTTGCATGTGTTTGGTGGAACGGTGGGGCAAAGTAAGTGTGCCCCAACCCAACTAAGCCCGAATGCCATCATATACCTTTATTCCCTCTAACCCGTGACGGTGTCTTGTTTGCCAAGTCAATCAGTTATTCTGtgttaaaataaaataatgacTCCACTCACTGACTCACATTCGAGACATACATGCTTTGGTAGAAGAAGAATACTTAATCCACGTATATAACGTATTCTGATTATTGTGTTTGTATCACTCCTTGCTGACCcgtttatatatatgtatatagaagttttttcgtttaaagaaacatATTTAAGATATTCCCTATATGAAAAAAAACATACATGTATAAATAAATACTAATGGTGTGCCCGCGCGATGCGACggggcgacactttgcattgcgGCACTCGTTTCTGCtggttttcttattcgtataatatttatgataacattattgtggtgaATATATGTTATAagtgttacacatatgtaaagttctgttttttttataaaaactaataatcaaaagacaaaaaataaaagataagttgttataattgtaaagtatgtttattttatttattaaattataaagtataattttattctttaaagttcataactttttttaaatatccacatagtactcatctaataaactttaagtttaaaatttttgtttttataaaaataaaaaatagtatttgactcgtaagtacgttttagacctttaacttaaattattaaattttgtttttttacagatataaaaaatttatattttataaaattttaagaattgtttttataaaaaaatgatgttaagagtttatatttttattaactttatatcatactaagttcagATTTTTAATTCCTAACTAAACTTATttatatgagtctacttttaacttataatccctaaaaatatgcaacacaatctactatgtgtctagtcaagttggtaaagAATATTTTTGaaactgactaatattatctatatcaCTATAGttaacttataattcctaaaaatttgtaacacaatttagtatttatctagtaaagattgtaaatttctgaagtattttatttatattacttgttacaaaaaaatgtttataaaagaattatttttttataaaaacaaaatgttttgtttataaataatgtaaaaaaattgttttacacatgtaaagtttcgttttttaataaaaaataataatcatgacaaaaaataaaagataagtcgTTATAGTTGTAAAGTAGGTTTATTTTGTTGGTTAcatgataaagtttataattttattctttagagttcgtaactttttttaaatatccacatggTACTCATcaaataaactttaagtttaaaagttttgttttttataaaaggcaaattggaaataaataatcccaactcactgttagtggtcaataataatctcaactcatttaatcaccaataataatccgaactattcacttttgtttgtaaaatactcccacgttaaaaaaacactaactaggttaaaatattgTTGATGTGGCTTAACATGTGTGGATTGACGTGGCTGGTTAACATCTTACATGTGTATAAAATGATTATCAGCCTCATTTGCACACACAATCGCACTCtccatcaaaaccctaattctacaAATTGGGCAAATTCAGTCGATTGTGTGTGCAAATGAGGCTGATAATCATTTTATACACATGTAAGATGTTAACCAGCCACGTCAGTCCACACAtgttaagccacatcagcaatattttaacctagttagtgtttttttaacgtgggagtattttacaaacaaaagtgaatagtttggattattattggtgattaaatgggTTGGGATTATTATTCGCCAATAACAGTGaattgggattatttatttccaatttgcctttataaaaataaaaaataaaaaatagtatttttTACACCTTTAATTGttaaattaatttttataaaaaaatagaatgttaagagtttatatctttattaactatATACcatagtaagttcagttttttagtttagctttaaagtttattactttgttattttttaattaaaaagtacAAATTGTTATATTAATATCCAAAAATAActgcaatattttataatttcagcTTGACTATATGTATATATCTAACTGTAATATCTATTTATTGCaactttaggatattaacttataCAAGTTCAGTTGACTTGTAAATTTAGGATACTAATTTAATTTTGAATTTTATTAATATGGTCAATAACTACAATATATTAACACtaaaaataaagttcaaatataaaataaactttattcatacgtctagatcaaacataacaactgaaaatgaaagaaaaacataaaaacacttgatagatTTCATATTAGACTGCATGAAATCTATTTCGCTTCTGAATTGACACTTGACTACTCGAGGTATTTTTAATCGGGTTTTCTGGTTTGTGCTTGAATCGACAATATCTTCTAATTCGACAATATCTTCTAATTCCTCTTCTTTGTCATTGTCCTCAGAATCGTCTAAATTAATAACCTTACTCCATTTCCATTCAGAGAGTCTCTTGGATCTCTTCTTTTCAGTCTCAAACTTCTGATCCTTAAAAAGGACAAAAAttgaatacaaaagttaaaaaaatattaaataaaccttaaaattacatCTTCACTATTCATGTTGAAGATTAGACTTATATGGactaaacattgcaccataaTAAATAACATCAACACTTTTATCACCATTATCCtgcaataaaacacacatataataaccTAGCGAACATGTTAACATGAAAGAtatatgtaacaactctcattaaaatttataattagaatgataattagtcaataaggaaaccctaattgagacacccaagtaattctgcactaaccctaaaaattttcaggacaatcggaattaggatcagggcccctaaaactcagggggataaaaccctaattgataattatctttaaaTTTCGTTGTCTAAACTGAGAATTTTCGAAATAGTTGATTCATCAAGCCTATACCACTGACTAGGCTACTCTACAAATTAGACcgaacccttacggaccgtaagggttatggtttacggtccgtaagcgaggctattttctggctataaatagccgaccttgggacttgaatttggAAATGAAAACGACGTAAAATTGCTGTCTGTACGTTGAGTTACAGTCGttatactacaattaaacacacactgcttttgaattgctgccgcaaaacagggtaatcactcgatcgctattacgattcattttccgagatcaatatatccaaagaatgtttaagtgccgcccacattgggttatactttgtcattcgtcgttaaatcgatgaatgtttaagtattgcactttgtcgttcattgtgagaatttgatttcgtgagttatcgtgactgctgtattgatcactaacccagttttgtgtgcattattatcgaaattaggttaaccaggctaaatcatattctgtccgtgttaaatctgcaatgtgagtcattctctttttatcaactgttttacaatactccaaattattttcaaagttataattacagtgattaaatttatgtaatcaccaaattacagccagtatgtggggtattgtgcacattactacagttttaatcacattaggtgggcgaacctaaaattaagtgatatacgtcattcattggggcagccaatggtgatatgaccacagtcacagatccggtcgagtgacaaatactgtgggtagttggtagataataaacatatgtaaaaactcttaatactgtgaattataacaaatgtgtcgttttcagtaaactgaatgattcactcagtatttccccgctgacaaaacctttttcaaacatgtttcaggtgatctactgtaattcaggaaaagtgccagggagcatttcaagcttaagatagtggctcagtataaaataaagaaatatgttttaaaataaagatttatcagaaaaatcttattattgtaaattatcggggttttatcccgagttgtgaaataaaataatcgggaaaagtttttagctttataacgatcctaatgttaaaattccgctgctaaaatcacataaataaatatcacgggatttctgttccgcggctcctgaaacgggtcaaaccgggtcgggggccgtgacagaaataaggtggtatcagagccactgggttaagctaattaagtatttaaaagatacttaatttttcctgattactattatgtgattatgtgttttattaaactgactatttgttagttacagtatgggtaagtaaaagttgcaagatatctatcttaaattagataggtcagtctacgaagagggaagttcatccaaaactaaattttcaaaactccctacaattcctgaagaaggaatatttgtgcgaaaagcacaatatgagaaaccgctttctcctagaaaaaggagtatgattattaagaaaagtaaagagcaaatccgagaaaagaggattaaaaaggaaacccaggaattaCTTAATAAATCACcctgggaagacaagctagatgagaaatgagcaaatttgtatatgctagctacagtagcagaacatgcaaatctttaaaaaccctaaatctAGTAATAGCAcatcccagtaaataaataaataaatccgagcGTGTTCTTttctgtattttgtacaaatagtgtgcaataaaactttgatgtttatttgttaaactttgttccaaagttttaacttagtatttttgtgcattttgcatatatgctacacaacatgaatgagatatctgaagcctttcagaacctcgatctttacccggtgaatgtagaagtttcccaagatttcaccggatactttgctgatgtagaacaacctgtagaattcaaggCTCCACccttgacaaagccaaaacgaaagaaaagaaagaattatgtatggggtagtcgtatccGTAAGAAAAAGCCAGCCCccaaacttcctaaaataaataaccctttaggaaaaggaaaagaaatggTAATTAAGGAGAGttctaaacagcaagagatggaaactgaagtcaagaaagattctaggcaaatggaaaaacagtttgaggaatattctaaagatatagaaatggaagtaggacaaggttctagaccaacacagatagaaattggagagagctccaatcaaaaccaaaaccagggaataacttttcaggatgaaatagattttctattgccaaactgtgaaactattcagcctgtcaatacgaatgtttttacctatcctgcTGAAAATCCACTTCCTATGAACTTTGAACCAGCAATTCCCGAACCAATAGTCAActctcaacctgtagaaatggacgaatggtggacaaatgattgacaatttcaaaatattgtcaacgacccttattccttttttccacaattcgatccagaacccctacctaatccaccaatgagtaacgaaaatatggcgGAACTTCGTCATTACGGTGAAGAATTGAttgatgcaggaaatagaatctgggagatagggggacaaattgcctggaaatatgatgaaagggaaatgcgtttttagaacGACAAGTGGTGAGAGATAGGAGGGtagtaaaactatagttgtgtaaatagtgaaatcagtctgtaacataactaccgaataaaactttgtaaaatatttgtgtgtagtgatgcatactataacggatataaaatggaatcgagaaatcgatagttttgactatatgtgtattgtaaattgtctgattgtttatgtatgattgttatttatcaaatactaataaaaattatatatatattatcagatggcaaatattgataatgaaccggtaaatgaggttaatcaatcggagcaacatccaggggatcaatatatgactagacaagacaTTGAAAATATTGtcgctcaagggatagccaatgctattccagcattcgttgctgctgtaaaaagtccaatcgaacagcaacatatcgttcctagtaaacgtacttctgaagataacttcagtaatagtataaatggGGGTaataatcatgataatgaatctcagcacacgccgctccctaagaaacagaaagctgcaacacctggttgcactttcaaagaattccttgcttgtaaacccactgaatttacaggcaatgaaggagcaactgcatcactgcgttggttagagaaaaccgaagcagtaattgcaataagtaagtgtgccaaagatgatcaagtcatgtacgcatcaaatttgtttaaagaaggagcactcgaatggtggaacacagtgctacaagctaaaggaagaaatagggcttatgctatgacttgggaggaatttaagagtcttgtcgaaagaaaattctgtcccgaatatgaaaaggaacaaatggcaaataagttcctaactcatcggatgttaggtgtggattgtcgtagttatacttcgacattcttcgaatatgcgagagtagtacctaacctggcttcgccagaaccggtactcatttctcgctatatttggggattaattagcgaaattcgaaatatcgttaaggctgcgagacctcgcactatggACGAtacagtagaattagctaacaccctaaccgatgaactgatacgcacaagagatgaagacagaaagaaggaattagctcagaaaattacccaaggatttagg from Helianthus annuus cultivar XRQ/B chromosome 10, HanXRQr2.0-SUNRISE, whole genome shotgun sequence harbors:
- the LOC110886558 gene encoding protein ROLLING AND ERECT LEAF 2, with translation MGCTQSKIENEEIVNRCKERKTVMKESVSARNAFAAAHFSYAAALKNTGAALSDYAQGEVEFPDHRHPSSVDAVSSSTILPPAPPQPPPPLFETMPPPPPPPLQRASTMPEFSATEPEFSHPDPIIEEVDEDNEIDDRSLKHRSSSSRKSGGGGASRSGSKREAEKVDLPPPSPPQPTPPRPTESTLNRAAPPPPQSHGMSSWDYFFPSMEQVAGSSLSEIDHEHDRFDREENHRKVDDVAPEVDHEDEDEEDGSVHEVDDVAPEVVEEVEEPPPPLPKPEKKVRLSVPVPAENRRSSGKGGQSLNLLQIFTELDDCFLKASESASEVSKMLEANRLHYHSNFADSKGHIDHSARVMRVITWNRSFKGLPEVDDKNDDFDSEENETHATVLDKMLAWEKKLYDEVKAGELMKFEYQKKIASLNRLKKRGASTDHLERTKATVSHLHTRYIVDMQSMDSTVSEINRLRDEQLYPKLVQLVDGMASMWEQMRVQHDNQSKIVQALRSLDISHSPKETSEHHYNNTQQLHVHVQMWASQFEKLMLHQKEYIKSLNNWLKLNLIPIDNNLREKVSSPQRPQTPPIQTLLRTWHDFLEKLPEEGARTAIHNFAAVMDTICQYQNDEMKMKESCEETRRDLQRKARKFEDWYNKYMQKRADEEMENDKEVIAEQQITVELLKKRLEEEEEGYQRQCIQVRDKSLMNLKTGLPEVFRAMYEFSGACSQMYKSLSSRTKTRQSKASMS